From a single Saimiri boliviensis isolate mSaiBol1 chromosome 7, mSaiBol1.pri, whole genome shotgun sequence genomic region:
- the CABP1 gene encoding calcium-binding protein 1 isoform X3 has product MGNCVKSPLRNLSRKMRQEEQTSYMVVQTSEEGLAADAELPGPLLMLAQNCAVMHNLLGPACIFLRKGFAENRQPDRSLRPEEIEELREAFREFDKDKDGYINCRDLGNCMRTMGYMPTEMELIELSQQINMNLGGHVDFDDFVELMGPKLLAETADMIGVKELRDAFREFDTNGDGEISTSELREAMRKLLGHQVGHRDIEEIIRDVDLNGDGRVDFEEFVRMMSR; this is encoded by the exons ATGCGCCAGGAGGAACAGACCAGCTACATGGTGGTGCAGACAAGCGAGGAGGGGCTGGCGGCGGACGCCGAGCTCCCGGGACCGCTCCTGATGCTGGCCCAGAACTGTGCCGTCATGCACAACCTGCTGGGCCCTGCCTGCATTTTCCTGCGCAAGGGCTTCGCCGAGAACAGGCAGCCT GATAGATCACTGCGACCAGAGGAAATTGAAG AGCTCCGAGAGGCCTTCAGAGAGTTCGACAAGGACAAGGATGGCTACATCAACTGTCGGGACCTGGGCAACTGCATGCGCACCATGGGCTACATGCCCACCGAGATGGAGCTCATCGAGCTGTCCCAGCAGATCAACATGAACC tGGGTGGCCATGTAGATTTTGATGACTTCGTGGAGCTAATGGGGCCGAAACTCCTGGCAGAGACAGCAGATATGATTGGTGTAAAGGAACTGCGAGATGCTTTCCGAGAG TTTGACACGAATGGTGATGGGGAAATAAGCACCAGTGAGCTGCGAGAGGCCATGAGGAAGCTCCTGGGTCATCAGGTGGGACACCGAGACATAGAGGAAATTATCCGAGATGTGGACCTCAATGGAGATGGACGAGTGGACTTTGAAG AGTTTGTCCGGATGATGTCCCGTTGA